Proteins from a genomic interval of Quercus robur chromosome 9, dhQueRobu3.1, whole genome shotgun sequence:
- the LOC126700285 gene encoding mediator of RNA polymerase II transcription subunit 31-like — MASIKEEEDDDEASTPSSPTTLYKDPDDGRQRFLLELEFVQCLANPTYIHYLAQNRYFEDEAFIGYLKYLQYWQQPEYLKFIMYPHCLFFLELLQNANFRNAMAHPGNKELAHRQQFYFWKNYRSNRLKHIMPRPLPEPVVAPPASAPPQPPVQPVPPAPATTIAVTAPPAPAPSSMQYAMPHGSALAKNDMRSSGVERRKRKKEG, encoded by the exons ATGGCCTctattaaagaagaagaagatgatgatgaagcCTCTACTCCTTCCTC GCCAACGACTTTATATAAAGATCCAGATGATGGGAGGCAGCGGTTTTTGCTTGAATTGGAATTTGTCCAATGTCTAGCTAATCCCACCTACATCCACT ATTTGGCTCAAAATCGCTATTTTGAAGATGAAGCTTTTATTGGCTACCTAAAATACCTTCAATACTGGCAGCAGCCTGAGTACCTAAAATTTATAAT GTATCCTCATTGCTTATTTTTTCTAGAACTTCTCCAAAATGCTAACTTCCGCAATGCAATGGCACATCCTGGCAACAAG GAATTGGCACATAGGCAGCAATTCTACTTCTGGAAGAATTATAGGAGCAATCGATTGAAACATATTATGCCAAGACCCCTTCCTGAACCCGTTGTTGCACCCCCTGCTTCTGCTCCACCTCAGCCACCTGTACAACCTGTGCCGCCTGCTCCAGCTACAACTATTGCTGTTACGGCACCGCCTGCTCCAGCCCCTTCTTCTATGCAGTATGCTATGCCCCATGGATCTGCTCTTGCAAAAAATGATATGAGGAGTAGTGGGGTAGAgcgaagaaaaagaaa GAAAGAAGGATAA